The proteins below are encoded in one region of Deltaproteobacteria bacterium:
- a CDS encoding STAS domain-containing protein: protein MIRDVHQEKQVTVIVLEGSLEVGKQEKLKDDLLKQVPPSDPRLVLDFSGVDFIDSACLGALVGLARRLRETGGDVKIASPTPEVKSIFQITRLDRLFEVFATKEAAVSSYMK, encoded by the coding sequence ATGATTCGCGATGTTCATCAAGAAAAACAGGTCACCGTCATAGTCCTCGAAGGGTCGCTCGAGGTGGGAAAGCAGGAAAAGCTGAAGGACGACCTGTTGAAACAAGTGCCTCCCTCCGACCCCCGGCTGGTGCTCGATTTTTCCGGCGTCGATTTCATCGACAGCGCCTGCCTGGGGGCCCTGGTCGGGCTGGCCAGGCGGTTGCGCGAGACAGGCGGCGACGTGAAAATCGCCTCGCCGACCCCCGAAGTGAAGTCGATCTTCCAGATCACCCGCCTCGACCGCCTGTTTGAAGTTTTTGCCACAAAGGAGGCGGCGGTCTCCTCGTATATGAAATGA